CTGTTGCAGCCGAAAGCCCGTCGACAAAGCAACCGTCGGTTTCGGCGATGGTCAGAATCCGTTTCGAGCGCAGGTTCGGACCGAGTTGCAATGAGCCGAGTCCCCTGAGTCCGATGCGAACGCCGAGGATCTGGCGCGGACAGAGATGGGAATGAAGTTTCGAAGATTTTTCAAGCAGGAGTTGAATATCCATGGTCTTCCTCGTACCTGTTTGTTATGGAATGTCATGCGGGCTGGTAAAAAAACACCGTCTCGCGAAAGGAGACGGCACGGCTTTATCACGCGTTCTCCTTTCCAAGTCAACCCCATTTGCATTAATGGGATTTCGGGGAGGCTGTTCCGTTTCCGGTTCAACCTTTGCACCTCGGGGGCGCCTGCCCGTTCCGTCATGACATTCGTTTTAGACCGAACAGATCGGAGCGTTGTTAATGGAATGAATTTCACCAATTCATTCTTTAGTATCATAGTGGATTTCCCCTCTTCCTGCATCATCAATCCGGGGTATTTTCGCCGTCACTCCAACGGGTGATGACGAAAATCATTTTGTCAGGTCTTTGGTGGTCTTCTGAATCTCGTCGAGCACATCCAGTTCGGCTTTCAGCTCGCTGGAAAGCGACGAGAAGTAGGACCTCAAATTGCGGACGAATTTGCCGATCTCGCGCGCCGAACGCGCCAGCCGTTCCGGTCCGAGGACGATGGCTGCCAGCAGGATGATGACGATCAGTTCATTGCCGCCAATTCCGAAAATATCCATATCAACCTCTGCCGACGATGGCGGCTAAAAGGATGCTAATCAGGTAAAGTCCCATCAATGGAGCCATCACCAGCCCCATGTTGACCGGATCCACCGTGGGCGTGACCGCCGCGGCGATGAAAGCCATGCCTACGATGGCATAGCGCCAGCCGCTTGCGAGTTGTTTTGCGGTGACGAATTTCATCTTTGCCAGGAACATGACGATCAAGGGCATTTCGAAGCAAACGCCGATCCAGAACATCAGCCGGGTGATGAATTCGAAATAATTCTCAGGCCGCACCTGGGTGGTGATGCCCATAAAGCCGGTCAGGAAGGGAATGGCAGCCGGGAGCATAATGAACCAGGTGAACGCGACTCCGCCTGCAAAGAGCAGGGTGGCAAGTGGGACCATGATAAGCAGCCAGAGGCGTTCCCGACCCTTCAAGCCGGGCAGGATGAACGCCATCACCTGGTAGACGATGAAAGGCATTGCAAGCACAAAGCCGCCCAGGAGCGAGACCTTCATGAAGATCGCGATATTTTCGGTCAACTCGATGGAGACGAGATTCGATATGCCGCCGATGGGCGCCGCGAGATAAGAGATGATCTGCCCGGAAAAAGCGAAGCTGATGCCGGTGGCGACGATTAACGCAAGGAACGCCTTGAAGATGCGGGAGCGCAATTCGTTGAGATGGGCAAGGAGAGGCGCCGAGCTCTCCATCTGGACACTGGCTTTTTTGTGGGCGCGTCCGAGCGCGCGAAAAACGCCGCGCCAGTTGCGTTTTTCCTTTTTCAGTGTGTTTACCTGTGCGTTCACGTGCGGCATTATCCGTTCTTATCGCCGGTTTCCGCCTGTTCCTCGTCGCCTTTCAAGCCCTTGCGGAAACTGGTGACGCCCTTGCCGATCTCACCGGCAATTTTACTAATACGCCCCACTCCGAAAAGCAGGAGGAGGATGACCAGTAGGATGATCAATTCGGGGGTGCCTAAATGAAACATCTTCTTTTCTCCTTTATATATCCTTCGATAGCCGAAATGCCTGCGGTGTGGTGACATCCACCTTGAGTTCCCGCAGGACCTGTTCATTATCGCGGGTTTCGATTACGTGACTGGCAATGCCCACGTCCACGTTCAACTTCTTCAAGCTGGTGATCTTATCGACGTGGAACTCCAGGCTGTTTTGGTCTTCATTGAATAAGTATTCACGGTAACCCGATTTGTCGAATACCCGACGAACGGACGGAATGTCTGCACCGAAGACCTTGGCGGTCTTGAGGAAGTAATCGCGCTGTGAAAAATGGATGCGCGAGGGCAGGCGTTTTCCGCTATTTTGTTTGTAGAGCTGACCCGTGTGCTTGTTCTCCAGCGAACAATAATGCACGCCGAGCTTCAACCCTTTTTCGATCGCAAAGTCGAGCAGTTCGAGGCAGACCAGTTCGCTTCCAGCAATGGGGAGCCCGCCCGCGTACCAATAATCGTAGAGCACTTTGAAAGGCCTGGCTTTGACCTTGTATCCCTTTTCGCGGTAGGCTTCCACGTTATTGAGAGGGAAACAGAATTCCAACAAGTTGATGCCGAAGATCCCCAGTTCTTCGAGCTGCAAGAGAACATCCTTCATTTCTTCCAGCGTATCCGGCAGGACGGGCATTTCGACCATCACATTCGGGATGTACTCGCGCGAAAGGGCGATGCGGTCGTAGGTATGAGTGTGACCTTTGGCGAGATCGTGCATGCGAATGCTGAAACGAATCTCAGTCAACCCGGATTGCTGCAGGGATTCGAGAACGGCGCGGTCGATGTGATCTCCGCTCGTGTAGAGGCGGGTATGCGAATTCGGGTAAAGTCTGCGGGCTTGTTCGAAGAAACTGTACGCCTCTTCCTTGTGCAGGAGGGGCTCGCCGCCCGTCAACGCGATATGACCAAGCGCAGATTTGCCCGCCCGAGTCTCCTCAAGTTCCTTCACCACATCGCGGGTGTGCTCGCGGAAGTATTCGTAATCTTCCTGGTTGGGGTTGAAGCAGTAAAAACAATCGCGGTGGCACTTCAAAGAGACGAAGAAAGTCGCGCTGCCTGTGCCGGTCTGGCAGGCGACGCAGGAAGGCGAGATGCGGTTGGTGTAGATGCTTTTATCGTTGTTGCGGATGGTCGCACCTTTTTTTCTGAGGGTCTCGAATTTTTGAGCGACCGGTTCCGACGTGTCTTCAACGTCCACTTCCAGACCCATCGCACGCACCTGGTCCATGAAATCCTGATAGATCTGTACGTAGATGTTTGCATAATCGCGTAGTGCGGGGTTTTGGATCCGAGGAAGGGTAGCCTGGGTCACATCGATGATCATTGGCGCAATCCCTTTACGATTTTCTTCGGCATCAAAGACCCAAACGGATGCGTGCGTCGATATTCGCACAGCGGGCATAACTTCACGCCCTCCCGCGCTGCCATCCATGACTTGCATCGCTCACACTGGACCAGGGACCCGGATGCAACGACCCGTGACTCTTCTTCACCGAAGACTTGTTGAAAAGCGGGCTCATGATCGAGCGTGATCGCGCCCGGCTGGCAGACGTGATCGCAAAGATCGCACCCGATGCAATTCTTCGGCGAGAAAGTGAGGGAGAATGTCGCATTTTCATTGTTCTTTTCGAACCTTAATGCGCCGGTGGGGCAGGCACGCCCGCATGCGCCGCATGCAGTACATGCTTCTGAGATTGTGAGAGTGGCGAAGCCGAATCCAGTGAGGTTGACGGTTGATGAACTTTCGATTCGATTTGATAATGCGGAGTTCATCCGCAATCGATCACGACCTGGCTGGCGTCCCGAAGCGACAACTCCCTTTTCCATGGCGCGCGCGAGGGCGATCTGCCCTTGCTTCGCCATCATGCGGAAGAGGTCGCGGCGGGAGAGCGGCGGGTTCTTTGCATTCCAAAGAATGCGTTCCATCGGCGACTGAACCTCATCCACGCATTCGACTGAAGAATTGCCCTGCCATGCGGAGGTGAAGCGGGCGGCACGCCCGGCTTGGGAGTGAAACTCAGAGTGAAGCGAGTGCCACTTACAATCCACACAGGTTTCGGCGCGTAGGGTGAGGCGTTTGATCCCAAAGTTCGAAAGGGTCAGCAATGCGCCGGTCCCCAAACCCGCAAGGCATCCGTGAATTTGAATCCCAATGGCCTCGGGATTGGTTCCAGTTTCAGGGTGCGGATGGAGTCCGCAAAGCAATTCGACAGGTTGATCTTCGACATGCGCAGCGCAGGTCAACAGGTCTGCCACATCATCGTCTGCGTGGAAGCCGCCCACGGGGCAGACGGGCAGGCATGCCATGCAGGATTCGCAAATTTTAGAATTGAGTGTGGGGGGTTTGCCGGTTGTGATCGCCTGAACGGGACATATGTCGAAACACGCCGCGCAATCCGAATGCCGATCCTGCGTGTGCAGGCAGCGTCTCGATTCGAGGGTGATCTCCGAGCGGTCGATTGCAGCGAACCGTTCGGCGGCGTTCATCAGACTCACAATGAAACTTCCTTTGGCATTTTGATCTGCAATGCTTCGGCGGCGGCGAACAATGCGCCGTGGGTGAGGTGGGCAATGCCACGGTAAAAATCGGTGGCGGCGTGTTTCTTGACAAGTTTCGCCCAGGCGGGTCCCCAGCATAAAAGGTGATTGAAAAGAAAATCGCGTTGGGCTTGCAGGAGTTCGTTCAATTCCATTTCATCACCCTGTTCAGCCGCCTGGAATGCAAGCGAGGCAAGGTGGGCGACGAAAGAAAGTTCCAGCCCGATATGATCGTCCGGCTCGTTGTTGATCCGCTCTGCCTGTAAGCCGAAGCGGGCATACCACTCGCGGATCTTCAGGGTCTGTTCCTGAAAAAGCAATCTTTTTTCACTGGTGTAAACAGACTCCCACATTGGCGCGGGAACCTTGTTCAGCCCGATGAATAGATTCAAGTGATCGTCTTTTACCGCTTTGAATTGGGCGGGGTCCAACCCCTCTTTGTTTTCTTTTGTCCAGCGTAGCAGCAGTTCGACGCCGTGCATCGTTTCGTTTTGTTCCGCCGCAAAGGGGACTTCGATGAACACATCATCGCGGATGAGCGACTCGAGCCAGGCTTTATCCGGCTCGGTGTAAATGATCTTCCCCAGCAGCCCGAATAGCAGTGATTCTCCAAAGAGGGTGGTTTTCAACTCATTCATCGCGATTGCCTGCATGGGGTTTCTCCTTGACGGGTGACCGTCTTCTATTTAAGAATAAACTGCGAATGACAATTATGAACAGGGTCGCAAGTGAGAGAACATAGGTGATGAATGTAATCACTTGCAGAGCGCCAATTCCCGCTTTTGTGATCCAGGCGCGGACCTTGGCCGTGAGGGTCGGCTCGATGATTTCAGCAACAGGCGGGTTTGCAAGCGCAGGATGAAGCGCATGGATGACTGAAGCCTCCACTGAGATGGGATTTGCGTCACCTGTGAGAGCGATCATCTCCCCGGCTCTTACTTGGACCTGAGCCTGATCGGCAAAACCTGTGACCTTTGCTTCCCCTTCGCTGATATACAACCAACCCCTCCCTGCAACGGGAACCTCCAATGCAAAACTGCCACCAGTAATCTCGATATCCACATTAGGTAGATGAATATTCAACATGTCGATGGATGTCTTGCTTTTCCCCCACAACCATCCGTTATCCATATCGATTTTGAGTTCTGCAAACGTGGCATTCGTCTCGGGCGGCAGGATGATCCAGCCGTCGTTCCAATCAATGAACTGTGTCTCGGGGCGGGGTTTGAGTTGAAAATCCAGCAACGAAGGGTCGTCGGAGATGCTTTTAGGTATGGCGTAATACCCTGGGGCAAAGGCAGTGACGTAACCGGCTCCAGATGGGAGGTTTGAAATCAGAAATTCGCCGGAAGACGGGTCCGCGGCTTGAATGAATTCCGCTTCGCCCACATCCACCCACGCGAACGGCAGGAAATCGTTCTGTTCAGTTGTAATCGTGCCTGATAAAGGTTTGGATTCGGTTGGTGAGAACTCGACATTTGCTTTTGGATTCTCAAATAGATCGACGTATTCAGAAGGCGAAGATAGGTTATGATCCGCTAGAGCGAAGACGTCTGCGGTCAGCAGGTATTGCCCAACCGGAACATCGCCGAATGTAAATTTGCCCTGTGTCGATGAAACCTGGTACAGCGGACCCGCGGGTAGTTGCAATGCCCAAAGCTTCATTACATCGGTCGATTCGATCCCGCCTTCGATCCGTCCTTTGACGGCATGGGCGGTTAAAGTGACGGCGGGCGCTTGTCCCGTATACGGGTCGAGGGTCACACGGGTTGGTTCTGAGCCGACGTATAAAACTCCATTCAGAATCTGCGGCGGGAGGGTCAGGTCATAGACTGTAGGCGCTTGCGAGAGTTGTTCCAGCTCCAGGATCGCAATCCCATCCGTGCTCGATACGCCGCTGCTGAATCGATCACGCCATTCGTAAAGGATGGTCGAGGCTTCGACCGTCAGTCCAGCCAGAGGTTCGTTCGTTGTATCGTCCAGCACCTGCACAGGAATTTCCACATGTTGGCTGGCATCCACGCGCGCCCAGCGCGAATCTGTGGCGGTTTGTCCGCCTGGCGATGTGGCGGTGACAACGAAATTCACCGTTCCGATGGGTATGCCCGCCTGCGCAAGAGAATCATCGTGGCATTGCGTGCATTGTCGGGTGGCAGGTTTGGATGAATACGCCGGGGGAGCGTCGATATTAATGGCGACGTTGAATGTAAAATCGCCGTTCGCCGTTGGGCTGGTTTCGAGGGATTGAGTGACTTCACCGTTCGAAATAATATCGAGCCGGACTTTGACATTTGTGATTCCTGCCGGGTCTTTGGAATACACCCTGCCGCTGATGATCTCTGGCGCCAGCGAGTAGCCTATCACGTAGAATGTTTCTCCGTTACCGGGCGAGGCAAGCACGATGGCTATGTCGTCGTTATTGATGGGCACGCCTGAGACATCATATACCGCGTTGTATGTGATCGGCGTGCTTTTCACAAGCGAAGACCGCGGAAAAGCCGTACACCATGAGAGCCCGATCCCGCCTGCATGACAGGCTTCGCAACTCAAGTCGATAACGCGAGCCGGTTCGTTCTGTCCGCGCCGGTGATGGCATTGGCGGCAATCCGATTGTACGTCGGGGACGGGTGAATCGGGGAAAACTGTCAGGTCGTTCAAATCCCACAAGCGTACGGTATTGTCCCCTCCACCTGAAGCGAGGGTCTTTCCATCCGGTGAAAATGCAACTGCGTAAACAAAATCTTTATGCCCTTGTAGGACTTTCAATTCGCTCCCTTCGCGGAGGTTCCACAACCGCACTGTCTGGTCAACCGAACCAGTTGCGATGGTCTCACCGTCTGGCGAGAATGCGATGCCGAGAATGCTGGACTTGTGCCCCTCCAACACACGAGACAGACTCCCGTTCGAGACCTTCCACAAGTGGATGGTCCTGTCGAAGCCACAAGAGGCGAGGATTCCTCCGTCAGGTGAGAAGGCGAGGCAACGGGGCCAGTCTGTATGCCCGGTGAGCGTGTAGAGCAATTCGCCGTTCGAGACCTTCCACACGCGGATGCTGTTATCTGAAAGCCCGCCTGCAACCAGAGAACCATCGGGGGAGAGCGCCGTTATACGGATACCCGTTGCTTCGTTGATGGCGAGCGTCAATTCGCCGGTGTTGACATTCCAAATGCGGATCGTGTCGTCGTCGGAGGCGGCAGATAGCAGGGAGCCATCGCGCGAGAGGGAGAGGCTCCGTACCCAGCCGGTTGGCTCTGTAAACGAGTCTGAATTTCGAAGCGTTGAAATGTCCCAGAACTTTATTGTGTTATCGAATAGCCCTGCCGCAAGCAGGTTCGTTTGGGGCAGGAAGAGCAGGCTGCGCGCCCAAACGCCGGTTTGAATAAATTCCGGCTGTGAAAATTGCGCTGTATCGAAGAGATAGATTCCGGAAGTCCCCCCAACTGCAAGATGTTTCCCGTCGGATGAAAATGCGAGGGTGTGGGCTCGTTCGTATCCGCTGGGAGAAAGCTCCAGAACTCGAACCAGGTTCCCGGTCTGCGCGGAGGCGGGGGTGAAAGCCGTCAGAAGGATGGCGGAGAACAATAAGATAAGAAGCAGCGGGTTGTTTTTTGATTTCATGTATTGAATAAATTGGGGGTGAGCTTTCGCCCACCCCCAAAAAGAGGCGTTCCTATGCCGGTTCAGAGACCGATGCGATAGTGCGTGGCATAGAAGATGAAACGTCCCATCGCTTCGCCGATCAGCGCAAGAGCGAAGGCGCTGTAGGCGAGGGTCGCCAGGGTTTGCTCCTTATCAGCGACGGCTGCGTTGCGGTAGAGGTACGCCGCCAGCACACCGGCGCCAACAAATAGAGTCAACAGGCGCAGGAAGAACACGAAACCATAGGGGCCGATCATCATGTTCAGGGATTGCAGTGCCGCGCCACCTTGTGTGGCAAGATATGCAAGATAGAGCGGAAGGACGACAAACTCGATGCCCAGCAGCACGATGGCGCTGATGGCGAGTCCCTGAAGGACGTTGTTGACGACAGGCGTTTCCGTTTTCTTGAGCCCGGCATGTCCCATGACGAGCGCGGCGGCCATTCCGAGCGAACCGATCAGCAAACTGCCAACGATGAAGGTTACGGGCGTGGCAAGCGTGTTCCATGCTGGCTGGGTAACGATCATATAAACCATGCTCATGGCGTAGATGTAGGCGAAGGCGAGCAGGGCGGTAATCCAGCCGATGGCGGTGCGCAGGCTTTCACTGCCAGCCTTGCGCCATTGCATGTAGGTGTATAGCGCGGCAAAGATCACGAATGCCACGGCAATGACCACTTCACGGCTTAGCCAGGAATAACCGATGTTTGGCACTGCGCGGGCGATGTTCAACGGACTGCCGAGATGGAAGAGCGAGGCAAGCAAAGCCAGCGCCATGAGCGGAACGACGAGAAAGAGCGGCCGATTTGTCAGGCGGTCTGCGAGTTCGCCTCCCGCTTTCGCAAGATAAGCGCGCACGATCATCAACACGATCATCAAACCGGCAGCGGTCTGTCCGAGAATTGTGAAGGCTAGCAAAGCCCATTCGCGAGTATCCATTTTAGAGCTCCTCCAGATTCATCAGGCGCCCATCGCCGGAGCGGGACGACTTGGTGACCTTGTTCGGTTTGTAGACCACGGCGGGCTCGGTAATGGCTGGGTCGGGCAGGGGTGCCGGGTCTGCAAACGTGCCGTATTTTTCCCTGATCTCGTCCAATGGACCAAAGTCCATGGCGCGGTAGGGGCAGGATTCCACGCAGGCAGGGCGTTCGCCCTTGTCCACGAGGTCTTGGCACATGTCGCACTTGGTCATCACGTTCAGTTCTTCGTTGAATTGCGGGGCGCCGTAGGGGCAGGCCCATGAGCAGTAGCGGCAGCCGATGCACATATCGGCGTTGATGAGGACGATGCCGTCATCCCGTTTCGAGATTGCGCTCGTCGGGCAGACGTCCATGCAGATCGGCTTTTTGCAGTGCATGCATGCCGAAGACACGGAATAGGTGTATACGCTGCTGGGGATCATTTGTCCGTTCTGATCGACCCACTCGCCGCCTTCATATTGGAACACCTTGCGCCAGCGGACTCCCACGGGCAGGTTGCTCCTGTCTTTACAGGCGATCTGGCAGGCTTTGCAGCCGGAACACTTGTTTATATCGACGTAAAAAGCAAGTTGTTTAGCCATGGTTCATTCTCCTTATAACTTCTCGACCTGAACCAGGTTGGTGTGCGCCGTGAAACCCTTTGCCATCGGGGTCGGGCGGTAGTTCGTGAGCGTGTTGCCACACCCGCGTGTATCCACACCATCGGCGTTCGGCGTGTAATGAGCGCCTTGAGGAATATTGGTCGTACCCGGCCGGATGCGGTTTGTCACGTAGGCGGGGATGTGAACGACGCCGCGGTCGTTGTAGACCTTGACCATGTCGCCGTTCTTGACGCCGCGTGCCTCCGCATCGAGCGTGTTGATCCAGATGCATTGCGGATGTGCCTCGCGCAGGACGTCCACATTTTCGAAGGTCGAATGTGAACGCGCAACCCAGTGAGTCGTCATCAACATCAGCGGGTACTTTTCACGCAAAGGATCGCTGACACCCTCCCATTCGGGGATGTAGGACGGGATGGGCGGGATTTCCTCGTTCTTCAGGTTTGCCAGAACAGGGGAGTAGATTTCGATCTTGCCTGTTGCAGTGCCGAGGGGATTTGCCACTGGATCTGCCCGGAATGCTTCAAAGCCAACGAATGGTTTGCCGCCTTTGGTTTTATAGATCCCTTTTTCCTTGAACTCTTCCAACGATGGGAAATCAGGCAGGCTGCTTTGCGCGCCGGCTACCATGTCCCTCATCCAATCATCACGGGTCAGGTGCCCATCACGGAAATCCTCCCCAAATCCCAGCCGGTCCGCAAGTTGTTCTGCAATCCAGACATCGTCTTTG
This portion of the Anaerolineales bacterium genome encodes:
- a CDS encoding 4Fe-4S dicluster domain-containing protein encodes the protein MSLMNAAERFAAIDRSEITLESRRCLHTQDRHSDCAACFDICPVQAITTGKPPTLNSKICESCMACLPVCPVGGFHADDDVADLLTCAAHVEDQPVELLCGLHPHPETGTNPEAIGIQIHGCLAGLGTGALLTLSNFGIKRLTLRAETCVDCKWHSLHSEFHSQAGRAARFTSAWQGNSSVECVDEVQSPMERILWNAKNPPLSRRDLFRMMAKQGQIALARAMEKGVVASGRQPGRDRLRMNSALSNRIESSSTVNLTGFGFATLTISEACTACGACGRACPTGALRFEKNNENATFSLTFSPKNCIGCDLCDHVCQPGAITLDHEPAFQQVFGEEESRVVASGSLVQCERCKSWMAAREGVKLCPLCEYRRTHPFGSLMPKKIVKGLRQ
- the tatB gene encoding twin-arginine translocase subunit TatB: MDIFGIGGNELIVIILLAAIVLGPERLARSAREIGKFVRNLRSYFSSLSSELKAELDVLDEIQKTTKDLTK
- a CDS encoding dimethyl sulfoxide reductase anchor subunit produces the protein MDTREWALLAFTILGQTAAGLMIVLMIVRAYLAKAGGELADRLTNRPLFLVVPLMALALLASLFHLGSPLNIARAVPNIGYSWLSREVVIAVAFVIFAALYTYMQWRKAGSESLRTAIGWITALLAFAYIYAMSMVYMIVTQPAWNTLATPVTFIVGSLLIGSLGMAAALVMGHAGLKKTETPVVNNVLQGLAISAIVLLGIEFVVLPLYLAYLATQGGAALQSLNMMIGPYGFVFFLRLLTLFVGAGVLAAYLYRNAAVADKEQTLATLAYSAFALALIGEAMGRFIFYATHYRIGL
- a CDS encoding twin-arginine translocase TatA/TatE family subunit, producing the protein MFHLGTPELIILLVILLLLFGVGRISKIAGEIGKGVTSFRKGLKGDEEQAETGDKNG
- the dmsB gene encoding dimethylsulfoxide reductase subunit B, with product MAKQLAFYVDINKCSGCKACQIACKDRSNLPVGVRWRKVFQYEGGEWVDQNGQMIPSSVYTYSVSSACMHCKKPICMDVCPTSAISKRDDGIVLINADMCIGCRYCSWACPYGAPQFNEELNVMTKCDMCQDLVDKGERPACVESCPYRAMDFGPLDEIREKYGTFADPAPLPDPAITEPAVVYKPNKVTKSSRSGDGRLMNLEEL
- the tatC gene encoding twin-arginine translocase subunit TatC translates to MNAQVNTLKKEKRNWRGVFRALGRAHKKASVQMESSAPLLAHLNELRSRIFKAFLALIVATGISFAFSGQIISYLAAPIGGISNLVSIELTENIAIFMKVSLLGGFVLAMPFIVYQVMAFILPGLKGRERLWLLIMVPLATLLFAGGVAFTWFIMLPAAIPFLTGFMGITTQVRPENYFEFITRLMFWIGVCFEMPLIVMFLAKMKFVTAKQLASGWRYAIVGMAFIAAAVTPTVDPVNMGLVMAPLMGLYLISILLAAIVGRG
- a CDS encoding WD40 repeat domain-containing protein; this translates as MKSKNNPLLLILLFSAILLTAFTPASAQTGNLVRVLELSPSGYERAHTLAFSSDGKHLAVGGTSGIYLFDTAQFSQPEFIQTGVWARSLLFLPQTNLLAAGLFDNTIKFWDISTLRNSDSFTEPTGWVRSLSLSRDGSLLSAASDDDTIRIWNVNTGELTLAINEATGIRITALSPDGSLVAGGLSDNSIRVWKVSNGELLYTLTGHTDWPRCLAFSPDGGILASCGFDRTIHLWKVSNGSLSRVLEGHKSSILGIAFSPDGETIATGSVDQTVRLWNLREGSELKVLQGHKDFVYAVAFSPDGKTLASGGGDNTVRLWDLNDLTVFPDSPVPDVQSDCRQCHHRRGQNEPARVIDLSCEACHAGGIGLSWCTAFPRSSLVKSTPITYNAVYDVSGVPINNDDIAIVLASPGNGETFYVIGYSLAPEIISGRVYSKDPAGITNVKVRLDIISNGEVTQSLETSPTANGDFTFNVAINIDAPPAYSSKPATRQCTQCHDDSLAQAGIPIGTVNFVVTATSPGGQTATDSRWARVDASQHVEIPVQVLDDTTNEPLAGLTVEASTILYEWRDRFSSGVSSTDGIAILELEQLSQAPTVYDLTLPPQILNGVLYVGSEPTRVTLDPYTGQAPAVTLTAHAVKGRIEGGIESTDVMKLWALQLPAGPLYQVSSTQGKFTFGDVPVGQYLLTADVFALADHNLSSPSEYVDLFENPKANVEFSPTESKPLSGTITTEQNDFLPFAWVDVGEAEFIQAADPSSGEFLISNLPSGAGYVTAFAPGYYAIPKSISDDPSLLDFQLKPRPETQFIDWNDGWIILPPETNATFAELKIDMDNGWLWGKSKTSIDMLNIHLPNVDIEITGGSFALEVPVAGRGWLYISEGEAKVTGFADQAQVQVRAGEMIALTGDANPISVEASVIHALHPALANPPVAEIIEPTLTAKVRAWITKAGIGALQVITFITYVLSLATLFIIVIRSLFLNRRRSPVKEKPHAGNRDE
- a CDS encoding radical SAM protein, whose protein sequence is MIIDVTQATLPRIQNPALRDYANIYVQIYQDFMDQVRAMGLEVDVEDTSEPVAQKFETLRKKGATIRNNDKSIYTNRISPSCVACQTGTGSATFFVSLKCHRDCFYCFNPNQEDYEYFREHTRDVVKELEETRAGKSALGHIALTGGEPLLHKEEAYSFFEQARRLYPNSHTRLYTSGDHIDRAVLESLQQSGLTEIRFSIRMHDLAKGHTHTYDRIALSREYIPNVMVEMPVLPDTLEEMKDVLLQLEELGIFGINLLEFCFPLNNVEAYREKGYKVKARPFKVLYDYWYAGGLPIAGSELVCLELLDFAIEKGLKLGVHYCSLENKHTGQLYKQNSGKRLPSRIHFSQRDYFLKTAKVFGADIPSVRRVFDKSGYREYLFNEDQNSLEFHVDKITSLKKLNVDVGIASHVIETRDNEQVLRELKVDVTTPQAFRLSKDI
- a CDS encoding molecular chaperone TorD family protein, with the translated sequence MQAIAMNELKTTLFGESLLFGLLGKIIYTEPDKAWLESLIRDDVFIEVPFAAEQNETMHGVELLLRWTKENKEGLDPAQFKAVKDDHLNLFIGLNKVPAPMWESVYTSEKRLLFQEQTLKIREWYARFGLQAERINNEPDDHIGLELSFVAHLASLAFQAAEQGDEMELNELLQAQRDFLFNHLLCWGPAWAKLVKKHAATDFYRGIAHLTHGALFAAAEALQIKMPKEVSL